From a region of the Podarcis muralis chromosome 16, rPodMur119.hap1.1, whole genome shotgun sequence genome:
- the CRYBB1 gene encoding beta-crystallin B1: MSESTRTTPPSHDTDRKEKDSPTPSTNSSPDSSSQSEESSAEPFRIIVFDQENFQGKQMEFTSACLNLGDHGFDRVRSVLATSGPWVAFEQCNLRGEMFILEKGEYPRWDTWSSSCRSDCFRSLRPVRMQEAQEQKILLFESANFRGNKMEIQEDDVPTLWAHGFCGRLGSVKVPSGIWVGYQYPGYRGYQYLFERGDFAHWNEWAASQPQIQSIRRIRDMLWAPQGCFLPARSPSN; this comes from the exons ATGTCCGAAAGCACAAGAACCACCCCTCCCAGCCATGACACGGACAGGAAGGAAAAAGACAGTCCCACCCCATCCACCAACTCATCCCCTGATTCCAGCAGTCAGAGTGAAGAGTCCTCTGCAGAACCTTTCCGG ATCATTGTGTTTGACCAGGAGAACTTCCAGGGCAAGCAGATGGAGTTCACCAGTGCATGCCTGAACCTGGGGGACCATGGATTTGACCGGGTGCGCAGTGTCCTGGCAACCTCTGGACC CTGGGTGGCCTTTGAGCAGTGCAACCTGCGTGGCGAAATGTTCATCCTGGAGAAGGGCGAGTACCCGCGATGGGACACCTGGTCCAGCAGCTGCCGCAGCGACTGCTTCCGCTCCCTGCGCCCCGTGAGAATG caggaggcccaagaGCAGAAGATCCTCCTCTTTGAAAGTGCCAACTTCAGGGGAAACAAGATGGAGATCCAGGAAGACGACGTGCCAACCCTCTGGGCCCACGGTTTCTGTGGGCGTCTGGGCAGCGTGAAGGTGCCCAGTGGAAT CTGGGTGGGCTACCAGTACCCTGGCTATCGGGGTTACCAGTATCTCTTTGAGAGAGGAGACTTTGCACACTGGAATGAGTGGGCCGCCTCCCAGCCGCAGATCCAGTCCATCCGGCGCATCCGTGACATGCTGTGGGCCCCCCAAGGCTGCTTCCTTCCAGCCAGGAGCCCCTCAAACTGA